The nucleotide window TATTCAGCAGATCAGGCGGCATCTGCAGAGGAGAATCAGATTCAGACCTGTGGCCTTTCATCACAACTCATCACTTTTTTTTAGTTCTAGAACTTTATTGTTATTTCTAGAACCACCACATTATTGGCCATTGGCAGCCGTCCTTTTTATTATTCGttcggggatgtgggtgtcgttggttagtctattgcccatccctaattgccctttggggcagcacagtggctagcatttctgcctcacagtgccaggggccgaggttcgattcccgacttcagtgactgtctgtgtggagtttgcacattctccccgtgtctgggtgggtttcctcccacagtccaaagatgtgcaggtcaggtgaattggccatgctaaattgccccttagtgtcagggggactagccacggtaaatgcatggggttatgggaatagggcctgggtggaattgtggttggtgcagactcgatggaccgaatgaccttcttctgcactgtaggattctatgatcttgaacAGAGTGtcatgctaggctatttcagagggcagttgagagtcaaccacattgctgtggatccggagtcacatgttggccagactgggtaaggacagcagatttccttccctgaagggcgttagtgaaccagattggattTTACGACAACTTTTCAaggttataattccagattttttattacattcaaatttcaccatttgccatggtgggattcgaatccgggtccccagagcatttaccctgggtctctggattactggtccagcgacaataccaccacaccactgcaaaccacccccccaccaccccggcgTGGGTCAGAGGATTGTGGCTCAGGTCCCAGTCCATAGTCTCAAGGACCAAACCTTGGCTCacatgaaaaataaaataaatggaagtgTCCtactgagggtggcatggtggcacagtggttagcactgctgcctcacagcgctgggacccgggttcgattcctggctcgggtcactgtctgtgtggagtttgcacgttctccccgtgtctgcatgggtttcctccggtgcaccagtttcctcccacagtccaaaagacgtgctggttaggtgcattggccatgctaaattctccctcagtgtggcgtctaggggattttcacagtaacttcattgcagtgttaatgtaagcctacttgtgacactaataaataaaaaaataaaaataaatggaacagtgtcctggagattgacctTCCAGTCCTGGagacaatcctggagggttggcaacagcATTAGCTGGGGTTGTAAGGGTGCAGTCTGCCCCATCGCCAGCAGAGGCCGGCAGTGAGGCATCGCGCGAGATTTCCCCGGCAGATCCCGCGCCTGCGCCGCTGGCCGCCATCTTGGTTGCTAGAGCCCCTGGAGCGGGAgccgggggcagagggagggagaggttgTGCTGCCGCTTGGTGCGTGTCCAGGGGGTCCCGGGACGGCGTGAACTCCCGGTAATCCGTGCCCGAGAGGGAGCCAGGTGAGCTCCGGCCAGCTCTTTATTCCAGTCCCTCCAGCAAGCTTTATCTCTGTTGTATTTGCAGCATGTTTAttgctctctctgctttctgacCATCCCCCACTgtgtcactccacacacacacaccaggcttACTGTCTAAAAACCTGTTCAAAATCATTGTTTGCTTGTCGAAAAACCTTCTCAGTTCTTTTATCTACTCCCAGCAGCATGTTTTAAAAGTGAACAGGCGACTTCCAGCACGACATGAGCTATATCAGTGGCTCAGGGCACTGATGActcaaacaacaatttatattcctCAGTATCAGTCCTGATTCAATGGTCAGCTTTGAGAATAAGATGTAGCagcaacccctcccccacttaGTGTCATCAAACAGAAATCGGCacccatagaaacccgacagtgcagaaagagggcatttggcccatcgtgtctgcagcggcaacaaccccacccaggcccgatccccgtaatcctccatatttaccccactaatccctctaacctacgcattccgggacactaaggggtaatttagcgctGCCaatgtgcacctaaccagcacgtcttgcggactgtgggaggaaaccggagcacccggaggaaactcacgcagacactgggagaacgtgcagactccacacagacagtgatacaagcccaggaattgaaccggggttcctggcgctgtgaggcagcagtgctaaccactgtgctactgtgccgtccaCCCCTTCCCCATTTTTGAAAAAGAGGGACATAACTAATTGGAATTACAACACTTATCAAATTGGtattatagaaaatagaagcaggagtagaccattcggcccttcgaacctgctctgccatttattttgatcatggctgatcattaaattcaatatcctgatcctcccgcCCCTGCCTCCCATTATCCCTTGGGTGTCGATTGCCCACTCCAGTCTGGGTGGTGCTTGCTGGTCACAAAGTGCCAAGTGTGCTGATGGGCGCAGTCTGCTCTGCCTCCAAAAACACCAACAAAATGGTGGGAGAGTGCCAGGCATTACCTCTGGATCACTATTCCGGTGGGGAGAAGTGTAACGAGGTGGAAGAGTTTTGGGAGACTGTACCAGATTGCAGAGGTGTGTTAattgaatgaatcatagaaaccctacattgcagaaggaggccattcagcccatcaagcctgcaccgacaacaatctcacccgtgccccatccccgcaaccccatgtatttatcctgttaatgtccctagacactaaggggcaatttagcatggccaatccacctaacccgcacgtctttcggattgtgggaggaaaccggagcacccggaggaaacccacgcggacacggagagagtgtgcaaactccacacagacagtgacccaaggtcggaattgaacccgggcccctggcactgtgaggcagcggtgctaaccattgtgccaccccgtaTGCTCTCGTCACTTGGTGAAAaaggaaatacacagcaggcttAGAAGAGCAGGTAATGGGATATTATTCCTGCGGAAGATTGCAGACGTCAGATCAAGAAGAAATTTGAAGATGATGGTATTGAAGTTAAAATTCTGTGAACAGGGATTGGCAAAGCAAGGGAAGACAGGTCTTgtgtcctttgtagtttcttgcagtcttggtcagagcaggagccatactgagtTGAGgtgcatctggaaaggatgctttctatggtgcagctgtaaaaattggtgagagtcttcagtcaatttgacTCATTCCACAAATTTCACCGAGAATGCTATGAGCCATACCAACATTCTTACTGTAGTGTTGGGGAACTGGCCGCCACGGCAGCAATGCTGTTTCAGAAAAGCAACAGTAGCAGCTATCCAGCAGTGTGGAATATTTCCAATGTTTGCCTTGTTCACAAAAGggacaggataaatccaacccgaccaattgCTAATCTATCGCCAACTCTCGATCATTAGCAAAGGGGTGAGAAGTCAACAAATGTGCTTTCAGGCAACACTCACTCACCAGTAACCTAATCAGTGCTCAGCCTGAATCTAGCTTTGGGCCTCCAATCAAAGAATCTCtaacctctctttctttctttaagatgctccttaaaacttgcCCCCTTTGAACAGGCTTTTGTTCATATACCTGGATGTCTCCATATGTCAGAATGTTCTTCATAGCATCCATGTGAAGCATCGCAGTCCCATTTCACTATGCTACTGCTGAATAAATACAAGTTGACAATTACGTGACTACCAACGATCACAGTTATGATTCTGCTCCTTAAAGGTGCTTGCTACTATTTATTTACCTCAGTCTGCCCACGTCTTTAGAATTGATTTATTTCCTCCATCTAATGACACATAGTCTTCATTCACAAGCTGAAATTTCTTTCTGGTTCAGAAGTTATTTAATTATTGTCCTCCTTTGTAGTAACAGCAGGTATCGGAAGTTATCCAACTCTTTGTCGCAATGTCGTACATGCTGCCGCATCTCCACAATGGCTGGCAAGTGGACCAGGCCATTCTGTCGGAGGAGGATCGTGTTGTTGTCATTCGCTTTGGTCACGACTGGGATCCAACTTGCATGAAAATGGACGAGGTGTTGTATAGTATTGCTGAAAAGGTAAGCCTTTGAAATCCTCTCGAGTTGCAGCAagattcaagatggcgccggggACTTCTTGCGAGTTCTACCCAGCATACTCctgaaaaaaaaactgaactGAGTGAACTAGACAGGTTTTTGATAGCGGCCATGAAACtaaggttcaattccagattttattcgttaaatttgaattccaccagctgttgtgtggtgtgatttgaacccatatccccggAACCTGGCCCTCTGGATTATTAGGTCTATGACattaccaatgtgccaccatttccctgccctctcccccctgTTGTAACATTCAAAGATGTGTCAAATTTAAATCTTGAAGAATGTCAAATAAAATATTTAGCATATAAATGCAGAAgtttatttgtttaaaaaaagtgcTGATATACCAGGTATACTTGCGTTTATGGCCCCTTTATAAATATCGAATGCATATGAAATTCTTCATTTTATGACCCTTTAAGTAGTCCAGTTTTTAGTTCCTGTCTACAGTTTATTCCAATAAAGTCTATaatcaagatttttttttaggTGAAAAACTTTGCTGTAATCTATCTTGTGGATATCACGGAGGTGCCAGACTTCAACAAGATGTACGAATTGTATGACCCATGCACAGTTATGTTTTTCTTCAGGTATGTTTCATCACAGTTCTTAAACAATTAGCGTAACTGGAAGAAATAACCCGTATCAAATTTTATTAGGATTTTGCATTTTTAGTAATCGAATGAACAGGACCAAAGTTGTACAATATGCACAGGATGGCAGTGTTGCCTGCATCGTTCTTCACAAATTGCCATCTGACTATAATACCATATAATATCATTGGTTTAACTCCTCAATTGCTATAAAGCAGAGTACTGCACTTCGTAAGTTTAAAAGCGTAGTGGCAGACTCCCTGAGAAAGCAGTTTCCCATCACCTTAGATTGACACTGGACGTAATGTAACTCCAGTGTAATTTCAAACTGAGTTTAAAAAGCGCCCTTGAGGCACTTCAGTCCCCCAGGACACTACACTTGCACAAAGGCCGCTTAACTGTTTTGAGTGCGTGGAAGTTCCTGGGCACACTCGTTCACAGTTTGACAAGCTTGCTTCCTCGCTGAGCATTCTGAATAACTTGCAGCCAACTGCAGATCAGTACTGGAGGAACCGATCTGAGATTGGTCATCACGGTATGGGTACAGTTTTGGATGCACTGGACACTTTCGCCATCCTCGGCATTGAAGATCTATTGTATGTCCTGGCTAATGTATATCCCCAGCCACATCACTAGAGGATTTCCATTCCCACAGGGTCTGAAGGTTTCTCCCATTTTGCAGCAATCGGTTTTTATAGTGGCCACCTGCATCGAATCTGAGTGACACACTAGGTGTCTGAGTGCTTGCTAACTATTAGCTcatctcacactccacacacatacTTTCTCCAGAACCTGCTGCTTTGTAATTGAAAGATTTGAAACATgcgaccatttaaacatctatgctaTTTCACTTTGGATGGGAATTATTTTTCCAGTATATCAAttcggtggcaccgtggttagcactgctgcctcacagcgccagggacccgggttcgattcccggcttgggtcactgtgcggagtctgcacatcctccccgtccctgcctgggtttcgtccgggtgccccggtttcctcccacagtccaaaag belongs to Mustelus asterias chromosome 7, sMusAst1.hap1.1, whole genome shotgun sequence and includes:
- the txnl4a gene encoding thioredoxin-like protein 4A — translated: MSYMLPHLHNGWQVDQAILSEEDRVVVIRFGHDWDPTCMKMDEVLYSIAEKVKNFAVIYLVDITEVPDFNKMYELYDPCTVMFFFRNKHIMIDLGTGNNNKINWPMEDKQEMIDIVETVYRGARKGRGLVVSPKDYSTKYRY